In the genome of Ananas comosus cultivar F153 linkage group 11, ASM154086v1, whole genome shotgun sequence, one region contains:
- the LOC109716999 gene encoding ubiquitin-conjugating enzyme E2 36 — protein MANSNLPRRIIKETQRLLSEPAPGISAYPSEENMRYFNVMILGPSQSPYEGGVFKLELFLPEEYPMAAPKVRFLTKIYHPNIDKLGRICLDILKDKWSPALQIRTVLLSIQALLSAPNPDDPLSDNIAKHWKANEAEAVETAKEWTRLYASEG, from the exons ATGGCCAATAGCAACCTCCCTCGCCGCATCATCAAG GAGACGCAGCGCCTCCTCAGCGAGCCAG CGCCGGGGATCAGTGCGTATCCTTCGGAAGAGAACATGCGCTACTTCAATGTGATGATTCTAGGGCCGTCTCAGTCGCCTTATGAAG GAGGGGTTTTCAAGCTTGAATTATTCTTGCCTGAGGAATATCCAATGGCTGCGCCCAAG GTTCGTTTCCTCACCAAAATTTACCATCCCAACATTGACAAG CTTGGAAGAATATGCCTTGATATTTTAAAGGACAAATGGAGTCCTGCACTACAGATCCGCACAGTTCTTTTGAG TATTCAAGCACTTCTCAGTGCTCCAAACCCAGATGACCCGCTGTCTGATAACATCGCAAAGCACTGGAAGGCAAATGAAGCGGAGGCCGTAGAGACTG CGAAGGAATGGACACGCCTATACGCCAGCGAGGGTTGA